TTTAACAAGATCCAAGATCAATTATACGATAACCGGAAAAGAACTCTTTGCTatagtttttacttttgacaagttctgttcatatcttataggtgCCAAAGTTACAATGTTTACCAACCATGCTGCCATTAAGTACTTACTCAGAAAGAAAGATGCTAACCAAAGGCTAATTCGATGGATACTTTTGCTCGAAGAATTTAATCTTGAGATCCAAGAAATAAAAGGTGCTGAAAATCAAGTAGCCAATCAACTGTCAACGTTGGAACAAAATGAGGTAACTTCTTCACTTGTTCCAATTAATGAAAACTTTCCTGATGAGCATATCTTCAAGGTAAGACAAATCCTTGAAACACCTTGGTTTTCTGATTTTTCCAATTACTTAgtatgtggaataattcctcgagaaatgacttaccaacaaaggaaaaaattcattcatgatagtcggtactatttttgggaggacccgtttttgtttaaacaatgtgcaaataaaataatcagGAAGTATGTAGCTGGGAGTGAGATTGACAAAATTTTGTACCACTGTCATTCATCTctgagtgggggacactttggtggttcacgtaCAACAGCAAATATTTTACAAGCTGGATTCTTTTGGCCTATATTGTTCAAAGATACTTATGCATATGTGAGAAACTACGATAGATGCCAAAGAACTAGAAACATATCAAGAAGAAATGATATGCCCTTGACAAATATTTTAGAGATAGAACTTTTCGATGTATGGGACGTTGATTTTTTAGGCCTGTTTCCTTATTCCTATGGAAACAAGTATATCTTGTAGTTGTGGACTATGTGTCCAAGCGGGTTGAAGCCGAGGCATACCTAACTAATGACACTAAGGTAGTCATgtgattcctacataagcacgTATTTACACAGTTTAGGACTCCTAGAGCCATAATTAGCGATGAATGATCCCACTTTGTAAATAagtggcttaagtggttgcttgacaagtACCACCCATAAtcaaatgggcaagttgaaaggGTGAATCAAGACATCAAAGGTATAGTATGGGCCTATCAAACTACTTTTAAGACACCATTAGGGATGACTCACTATCGATTAGTTTTTGGAAAGGCATATCATTTGCTGTTAGAATtcgagaataaagctcactaggCTTAGAAGCAATTGAATTTTGATCTTAAGTAAGacggtgagagaaggatgttacaacttgataaGTTGGAAGAGTTGAAGTTATtttcatacgagaatgccaaaatgtgtaagaaaaaatataagaaatggCATGATAGTCGTATTCAACCTCGTGTGTTCAAAGAAGGTCAgaaagtgttgttgtttaattcgaGGCTAAGGTTATTTCCTATAAAACTGAAATTCCGATGGAAAGAACCTTATACCATCTACTAAGTTTATCCATATGGATTTATAGAATTGTACAACAACCATAGAGGtatgtttaaagttaatggtcaacatcTCAAGCACtattgggatggtgaagttgagagAACTAAAACCTCGTTCAAATTAAGAGACCCTTAATCTTTCATAAAcctactttttaataaaaaaattagaaattattatcttaaattaataCACTTAATTCATTCTATCTAAGGAGATTAGAACTTAAGCAGGACcgttgtgacccctccaacctttcctgggaattaatttaatgtaatctttgaagaagaaaacttcatattcattttaatattttcttagttttattttttattttttatttttatcttttttaaattttaattattttaataaatgggtcaaattggcccaagtactaataagttggttttgttgaaattattaaagtttttaaaggttattttggtaattaggaaataaaggttaaatttatcaaaagcaAAAATTCATTCACCTTTCTCAAGTCTTCTTCCACTGAATTTCATAGTAGAGAAACACCATTTTAGGGTTCTTCGTTCGGTCAAGCTTTCCCTTAGAATGTAAATGCAATTTTgttctgtttttaatgatttttatgttttcgagatcgttgtagcttaacttagctagcccggggatcaatttgtaaaactcttaaaggtttagggtttttcccTGAATTTTCTTGCATGATTCTTGATGTGTCATGTTAGATTAAGAGTCcttgttaataaataaacaagttttgtaaagtgatttttgatgaaaataccatttagggacttatttttaaaaaaggtaaaagttcTTGGTGAAATTTCTAAATGATGGTTTGTATGAATTGATATAGGTCCCTAGTGAATTCGGCTAGCATTAGATGAGGATAAAAATGCTTAAATgtcaatttacgagcttaaggactaaattgtgaaaggttaaaatatttaGGGCAAAAGGGTACATATgcataaatttgaattatggattgaattgaatttttgagATTGATTGAAACacttattgaatataattatttatttagatcaagataaatctcaaaagAATCTAAATCGAGGAAAGGCGAAAATTACGAATTAGCTCGATCATATTTCTACATTGTAGTTGTCATGGTAAGACCATAGTATTTCAATATGTAGTTGAATTTCTACTTGTATTTTCACATTATAGCTATGTAATTACACGCTTATAGTTAATTAACcttgaattgcacatacgtgcccctgtttgtacttggGTACCCCTAtattgcacatatgtgccccgatttgtactttggtacccctaaATTACACATGCGTGCCCCTGTTTACACACCGATAACTTTGAATCGAGTAATATATGAGTTGTATTCAATTTTTGTTAGGTTAAGTGATATATTATGTCCTTACTATGCTCTATAAGCTTACTCATTCTTGtggattattttgtagatcGGTGTTGCTGACATTTGGAACTAAGTTATAAGGTATTTTATCAAGATTGTAAATAGGTATCTTTTTGGTATACTTAGAATGGATTGTAAATAGGTATCTTTTTGGTATACTTAGAATGGTATGAAAGTGAACACTTGTGACTTGATTTGgtttatgattgaattaagTTGCTATACTAGGAATGGATCAATATTGACATGTTTTAGTTGTTGATGTTTGGACATAATTGTGGTGTCTATGAAGGTCACATTGGTTGGTTGTTTTAAGACattaaaatggtatgtttatgttTAGTTACTTATGGTCACAGTTGTGGTATGTTTTAAGATAGTATTGAACTAGATgtgcatgttttaaatgttgtaatgcatatgtttaggtaagttcatatatttgtttttgagatgccttatatggcatattggttgaatggtttactagtgaattggtcatttccttttaattttggtcaTGCTATGATGCCTTGATCATGTGTACAAACTAATTTTAGGTACATGTTTGATTTAGTGATGGAAGTGGCTTgaatttggccaatttcatgtccacacgggcatttgactcagccgtgtgtgacacatggccaggtgccacggtcgtgtgtcccctgtagcttttaAGGCATACAAGTCAggttgttacatggcctagcacacagcctggtacacgggcgtgtgtggctattttgagagttacacaacctaacacatgggcgtgtggcttggccgtgacCCAACTCAAAAATTTACACGAGCACGGACACGATCGTGTATTCctatttcaaaagttacacggcctgaaaCACCGGTGTGTGTCTCAACCTTGTGAGTCACATAGCTTGGCCtcacaaccgtgtgacccctgcagtcaaaattttgtatcttttccttaaactttccaaatgtttccaatttagtcttgCATTGTTTCTATCATATTTCTAGGGCATTGAGGGCTTGGTTAAGGAACAATATGCatgaaaatgaatgatttatacTAAGCTTATATTAATGTAcgaaatttatgtttttatgttacgGTTATACGATAATACTTCATAACCTTATTCCGGCGATgaatacgggttagaggtgttacatttaatggtatcagagctacggtttagttgATTCTAGGACTAACATGGCGGAGTAAAGTTTagcatatacatgccacatatacccTACGATAGTCTGAtgcttttgatttgttataAACATTGTATTTTCTTCTGGATTCAAGATGTCAGCTGAATCGAACCGAGTTATAGTTAATGAAGCTAAATGTAATATTCAAGCTTCGAATCCTGAAGTAAGTAATAATGCGTTTATCCCGCTTTCCATTGGTGATGAGATGAAAAATGTATTTCTTGGAATGATGAACCAATGGTTCAACGAGTTCAAGCAAGCAAATCTTGTGACTCCGCCACCCCCACCCCCTGTTGTGCCTCCTCCAGCACCCCTGAATACTTCAAACCTTGTATCTGTGATGGTTACCCTAGtataagttgaaaaaaattggaaatgTGGAGTGAAGTAATTTAGAGGTACGGTAGATGATGGTCAGTCAAAATCCGAGTATTGGCTAATGAATACAAAGATAGTTTTTGCAGAAATGTTTTGCACCCTTGAAGATTGTTTGAGGTGTGCAATATCCTTACTGAAAGTTGAGGCGTATCTATCGTGGGATACTTTAAGCATGGTGACCTTAAATGATCGGGTCAGTTGGGACTTCTTCCAGaatgaattcaagaaaaagtATGTTAGTCAGCTGTTCATTAACCggaaaaagaaagagtttcttgagttaaaaCAAGGAAACCAGACTGTAATTGAGTATGAACGTGAGTTTGTGCAGTTAAGCAAGTATGCTCGTAACATTGTATCAAATGAGGAGGAAATGTGTCTTAGATTTAAAGATGGGTTGAATGATGATATCCGTATGGCTGTAGTAGCATTAAATTTACAAGAATTTGTAGAACTATTAGAGCGAGTTCAACAAGTTGAAGAAATTTGTAAAAACAAATGACAGTCagattcaaaatttcaagactATAACAAAATAGGGTCGTTCAAGCCTATTCAAACGTCTCTGTTGAAGAAAATTAGAAATGACACAAGTCGATCAGTTGTTCCTTCAGAGTTCATTGGTAGAGAGAAACCAAGGAAAACAAATTTCCAGTCAGTTAATTCTCCAACGACTAGTGTTGGAAATGTAAGAAATGTTAAGAGAACCGTTCTTGTGTGTCTACTGACCATTTTCTTCATAATTgtctgaagaagaaaaataatttcgataATCAGTCAAATAAACCTAAAGGAACTTCCCAAAGAGGTAGACAATCTGGAAATGCTAGAAATGCTACTCCTAGTCGGGGAAAGAACTGCAAGATAAACAAGTGATTTGAAGCAAGAACACTAGCTAGGGCCTAAGTAATCCGAGCTCGAGAGGgagcttgtaacacccctaacctgtatctgtCACTgaaatagggttatggagcattaccgtaaaaacataacttaaaatcaatcatttccaaacatttcataatcattgcaaaatccattcaaatatatacataccgtcccttatttgagcccccgaggccttagaaacacttgaGAAtcgattcgggactaaatcataaacatttaaaattttatggaaaaagatagaaaatttcacattgtaggggtcacatggccatgttgACATTCGAAGTAAGGATACACAGCTTTGTTCCAGCCCGTGGTcatgctcgtgtaactctctgacttgggtaaCACGgacaagccacacgcccatgtgctaggccgtgtaactctcgaaatggcctcacaagcccatgtgccaggccatgtaactgcctgacttccAACCTTTagaaacctacaggggacacatggctgagacacatgctcgtgtcttaggccatgtggacaagaaataggtcaATTtaaagccatttctttcacccaattcaagctcacacctacaagccatttgcacatataatcaagcttcaaaacatacctaaaacatgcatgaTAGGGCTAACTCAATATGGTATcaatccatacaaccaatatgccaaaagaaatttcaatcacaaatcatcaaatcaacctaaacataaacatatttatcTATGAATTAACCATACACAACTATTTATTTCCATACCAAGTATAGCATAATTGACCATATACCAAAACACaaccaaacataccaaattggtcatCCATAATATACTTTCACTTGACCATGTCAACACCAAccatttaagcatcaaaatgCCAAAAGTTCATCAACCATAATACCACATGTATACATGTCAAACATTACAACTAGATCATTAatacaagtccacctatacatgccattataagaataaccaaaacatcaaaagctACCTATATATCTATAGGATAGTTTGATAGGTCTCCAACGAGCTTCCAAATCGAACGAGCTtctgattatctataaaacatgggaaagaaaattatttaagcatataatgcttagtaagttcgtataacataaaacataacttatcattttattacataacattaaaatttatcatcatATAATCCAACCattagcttggcacaagcctaagctcCAAAACAAatacatgttagcatacttgaacataattcatatgaatttaacatggataaccattatacttaagcatgattcaattggatttatcatccatcataACATAACATGATTTTCATGTATCTCACCATTTCAATGTACTTCATAAGTACATGTCTTGGTTTATATTaaacacttaccatttccttttaaattcatgcccattgaaccgtttagaatatCATCGAATACGTGGGATAGCTGACACAAATGTGCCAAACATATAATCCTaacctttgttttcttttacatcgttgctcacacgagaagtgaaatgggcctactcacacgagctgtgggtcggaaTGAAAGCTACACGAtgatgctcacacgagctatggagtatccacaacaaatgttgtactttagccatcagtaggacattcaacaCTAGCACTCGAAACATGCAAACCCTaaagacatgtcatttgtatcctacgaattcctaaggttcaaacggggctcaatAGTCGTTGTAACATCGTTTAATTTGCATTAACTATTTACATAAATATCCACAATTTAGATATAACTCAAAagataacattaaaacattatacaattacacgaacttacctcgacaataaAGGCATAGAAACGGAGTCgactaatccgaagctttatCTTTACCCCAATTTAAAGTCGTATGAGACCTATCTTggtctaaataaataaatttaatctatttaatatccattctattcaattcaatccaaatttcatatttttataaaattacgcttttgcccttattattttgatttctttacaatttagtccttaagctcctaaattgaaattcatgcaatttcatacCTAACAAAGCTAGCCGAATTTAATATAGATCCATAGCAActcataaaattcattatttcacaattccACCAtgtattttacacattttacaaataaatccttatttgacattttcaacaaaattcactttacaaaagttgtttatttatcaacaaagattcattttcttccatcaaacatcacaaatcACATGAacacattcatggaaaaaccctaaccttttaaaaatttagcaaattagtccctaggctagctagattaagctacaacgacatcaaaaacatagaaatcattgaaaataagatgaaaaataCTCACCATGCACCAACTTTAGCTTAGCTGAACCTAACAAGCTTCCATGGAGGTTTCTTAGGTCTAATTTGGATCAAATATGGACAAAAAAAAGATGATggcttttgttttgattattttacttattaattaaattacttatataaccttatacattaacctttaaaatcatttaaatgatGTTCGTAAAATTCCACTcataaaaaatggtttaattacaacataatcctttaaccatttaatatCATAGCCATTTAGTACCTTTAACTTATAAAACTctaattttgcaccttttacgatttagtcttttcaccaaattaaacatgcaaatgataaattttcttaacgatAATTTTATACGATCTTGCTAATATATCATAGAAactaagataataataaaataaatattctcacatcaaatttgtggtcccaaaaccactattttgatttcactaaaaaggGGTTGTTACAAAGCTACTGCTCCAAATGTTATTGCGGgtactttttctcattttaatgTTAATGTACATATATTGATTGATCCGGGATCAACTCATTCGTATATATGCACTACATTagtagagaaaaagaaaatacttgttgaattcattgaatATAATGTCAAAGTTACAAATCCCATAGGTTAGTGTGTTCTAGTTAATCAATTATGTAGATCATGTCCATTGAAATTTAAAGGCTACAATTTCCCCGAtagtttgatgttgttaccccTTGACAAGTTTGATGTGACTCTGGGTATAAACTGGTTGATtctgcatgatgctattgtgaattgtaaaaaaaaaatattgtgttAAAATGTAAGTATGGTAAATGGATCAGAACTGAGTCAGATAGATTGGATGGTCCATCTAATATAATCTCAGCTATGATGACacaaaaatatcttaaaaaggGCTGTGAAGCATATCTTGCTTATATAGTTAATTCTAGGGTTTCAGAATTGAAAGTACAGTCGATTTCAGTTCAGTGTGAGTTCCTGAATGTGTTTTCAGAGGAATTACTAGGATTCCCACCGACTCGAGAGGTggagtttgctattgaattgGTGTTGGGAGCATCCCTAATATCAATAGCTCCATACAGAATGACACCTATAGAATTGAAGGAATTAAAAGCACAGTTGTAAGTGTTCACAAATAGGGGCTTTGCTCGGCCCAATTTTTTTCATTAGGATGCTCTtgtgttatttgttaagaaaaagggcGGAT
The Gossypium raimondii isolate GPD5lz chromosome 8, ASM2569854v1, whole genome shotgun sequence DNA segment above includes these coding regions:
- the LOC105793279 gene encoding uncharacterized protein LOC105793279, which translates into the protein MFCTLEDCLRCAISLLKVEAYLSWDTLSMVTLNDRVSWDFFQNEFKKKYVSQLFINRKKKEFLELKQGNQTVIEYEREFVQLSKYARNIVSNEEEMCLRFKDGLNDDIRMAVVALNLQEFVELLERVQQVEEICKNK